The genomic interval TCGTTTGGCCTTACCACCGTCAACCCCGGCTACGTGTTTGGTAGTGGTATTGCTCTAGACGCGAAGTCtcccaactccaccactaATGGGACCATCATTCAGGGTCACTTGTCTACCACACCCGGGCAAGATACGTCCGAGGGTCAGAGCTCATGTGTCTGCCATCCCCAGAACCTCGACAACCAGCGACTTATGCCGTGTGTCTCCAAGTTGTGCAACCAGGATTTGCGGGATACAGTAAACAAAGAGGTTCCCGatctcaagggcaagacAATGAGTAAACCCGAAAGGTGCTAGACAATGATTGGGTTAGTTTAGACAAGACTGTGAAGGATTTTGTCGAGGATTTTGTCGAGCAGTGGCTGTTGTTTCAGGTCTGAGTGGTCCCGAAGCTTTGAGAGTAGAGCTCGAAGAACCAGACCCATCGCCgcatacaagtatgagcAGAAGCACAGAACATTCACAGTAGTAGCTGAGTTTTAGTGAAGTAATCATATGGAAATGGGGCTTGTAATATATCAAGTATGTCGTTAATAGCAACTTTCTGCAATAATCTAAGCAAGTAGTACTTGAGTATTCAAGAGATCAACTACTGTGCGTGCGACTGGTAGTTGGAGAGGCTTTTATTCCAGTGCTTAATTTAGATCAGTTTTATTTCACTGTATTTCACTCCCTCAACCCACGTCGTATCTGTCATATAAAGTTTTCGACAGTCCGTTACAGTAATTGCGATGGAGAGACTCTTCTGAGCAACCATCTTTTGGCACAGCAACAGGAGCTGTAGTATGTAGCAATAGCCGTGAGATAAGTGCGCCAAATACCTTCAAATGCGCCAGGCAACCTTCCATCTTTATACATACACTACACAGCATTGCTTCAAAGTCTCACCTCACGTGCCCCGCAACACCACCCGCTGCAACCTAACCACTTTTGAGGTTGGGACCTATTATCGCAGGCGCAGCATTATGAGACTCcctctctcctcctcatcaacAGGAAAAGAAATACAACAAAGACAATGTCACGAGCCCGACGAGTAGccagagagatggaggatGTGCGGTCCGACTCCGAAGCCGGCATCACCATCCAGGCCATCAACGATGCCGACATCTCCCATCTGAAGGGCACCTTCCACGGGCCTCCCGGCACTCCCTACCAGGGCGGCACTTTTGTGGTCGATATCCAGATCCCCAATGATTGTGAGTAAAGAGAGCCACACAGACAATGTGGCCATGTCTGCCGCTGCCGaactaacacagacccCTTCAAGCCTCCTCGAATGAAGTTTGACACTCGCATTTACCACCCCAACATTTCGTCGCAGACCGGCGCCATCTGTctcgacattctcaaggacgcATGGTCGCCTGTCTTCACGCTCAAATCGTCGCTTATCTCGCTGCAGTCGCTGCTGCAATCTGCCGAGCCCAACGACCCCCAGGATGCTGAGGTGGCCAAGATCTATCTCACCGACAAGGCCGCTTTTGAGCGTACTGCAGCAGAATGGACAGCCCAGTACGCCGGTGGCAacgctggaggagatcaagacGAGATCGCACGCCTTGGCCTGGATCGAGACGCCGTTGAGGGATTCGCCAGCATGGGTTTTGGCAAAGACAAGATCATCGCCGTGTTCAAAAAGCTGCAAATCAAGAAGCCTCAGTCTCAAGAGGACGAGCAGAGAGTGGTCGAGGAGCTTCTGAACTAGGCTGTTAATTTATATGCATAAGTCTTGATATCAGTGGGCGTATGAGTAGcacacagtacaagtagattTATTTGTAGATGTGGCGTCATGGCGTCATGGTTGCAATGTATTGAAGGGTGTGATTTAGTAATGGGTAAGTAACGACTGTTAGTCACTACAAATTTGCTTCTATTAGTACTGTAGCAGTAACCAGGTCTCATAACCTCAGCGTTAACTTCTATTGGTATAGTAGCTTGCTCGCTTAATGCTTACTCATCTCTACCATGGTGCCTAGAACATTCCATGGGACATTTTGCACAATAATGTATGAATCGACAAAAAAaggggtcacgtggtggTAGTAGCAAAGGGTGGCAAACACACCTCACCCGAAAAATCGTCTGGATCCGTACTCTGATTACTTGTACGCACGTCTGATCGTGTACTCACTTGCAGTACTTATCACAGTTACCCGGCACTGAATTGTGTGTGCCTAAGGGAACACACAACTCAAAACCACAGTGGCCAAGCCAGAGAGGTTCCAGCACTTACAAACTCAtacaacacaacacatTCATCATGGTGAGTATAGCGCGGTTTCTGCGCTTGGAGGGCAATGGATGGTGGCCAAACGGTTGCCACGACACGCCGATTGTCACAAAATCCGGTTTTGATCCAATTCTCGCAAGGTGGCGAATGACCACTACAATCAGTACTAACCCCAGGGTAACCGACCATCACTCCCcggagacaagaagaaggacgacaagaagaacgagaAGCCCAAGTATGAGCCTCCCGTGAACACACGATCGCAtcgaaagaagaagaagggcccCGAAAACGCCAACAAACTGCCCGGCGTGTACCCCACGACACGATGcaagctcaagctgctcaagatggagcgaatcaaggatcatctgctgctggaggaagAGTTTGTGCAGAATCAGGAGCGTCTCAACCCGCTGGACGACAAGGTTGCCGAGGAGCGATCAAAGGTTGACACTCTGAGAGGTTCTCCCATGGGCGTGGGcactctggaggagatcatcGACGACGATCATGCCATTGTCTCGTCCACTTCTGGCCCCGAGTACTACGTTTCGATCATGTCTTTTGTTGATAAGGATCTTCTAGAACCCGGCTGTTCTGTTTTGCTGCACCACAAGACTGTGTCTGTCGTTGGAGTGCTGCAAGACGATGCCGACCCCATGGTCTCGGTAATGAAGTTGGACAAGGCCCCCACAGAGTCGTATGCCGATATTGGAGGTCTGGAGTCGCAGATTCAGGAAATTAAGGAGTCCGTGGAGCTGCCACTCACACATCCAGAGCTCTATGAAGAGATGGGTATCAAACCCCCCAAGGGAGTCATTCTTTACGGCGCTCCCGGAACCGGAAAGACactgctggccaaggccgtCGCCAACCAGACTTCTGCTACATTTTTGCGAATCGTTGGATCCGAGCTGATCCAAAAGTACTTGGGAGACGGTCCCCGACTGTGTCGACAGATTTTCCAGATTGCCGCAGAACACGCACCGTCCATTGTTTTCATCGATGAGATTGACGCTATTGGAACCAAACGATACGAGTCGACGTCTGGCGGAGAGCGAGAGGTGCAGCGGACCATGCTGGAGCTTCTGAACCAGCTGGATGGATTCGACGACCGAGGAGACGTCAAGGTAATTATGGCTACAAACAAGATTGAGTCGCTGGACCCTGCACTGATTCGACCTGGTCGAATCGACCGAAAGATTCTGTTTGAGAATCCcgactccaccaccaagcgAAAGATTATGGGCATCCACACCTCCAAGATGAACCTCAACGACGATGTTGATCTcgaggagtttgtgtcTTCCAAGGATGAACTTTCTGGAGCCGACATCAAGGCCATGTGCACCGAGGCAGGTCTGCTTGCTCTGCGAGAGAGACGAATGCGGGTCACTGCTGAGGATTTCCGAACCGCTAAAGAGCGGGTCATGAAGaacaaggtggaggagaaccTTGAGGGTCTCTACCTGTAAGCATAGAAGCATTAACGTATGACTATAATAAATACATCAATGAGGTGGAGGTTGACGGGGACTTCTTCGTATACATACTAACATCTAACATCTACAGTAGATCGAATAACTTGCAACGGTACATGCCGTCATAGAAAGACGTTTGGTAGAAAATGCCTAATAGAGACAACACACATTCCAATACACAGACAGTTACAACCAGCAGCCACATTGTTATATAAATGTTTACCAAGTGAGCCTAACCAGTGGGTGTAAGTCATACATCATCATTCATTATTTAGTCATGATCCATGAAATGTTTATGCAATACGTTTCACAGTTCATTGGGTCAGCTTAAAACTTGTATTTGTTTTATTGATCCTGATCCTGGAGGAACTTGTAGATAACAGACATGTCCTTGCCCTGGTAGTTGTCTCCCTTCTCAATGTTTTGATAGACCTCGTAAGTCTTGTCAGCCACAAGCATGGAGGATCCAGACTGCTTGGCCACATCGATGGCCAGACCCAGGTCCTTTCGCATCAGGTTGATACCAAAGCCTCCAACGTAgtctcgagaagaaggagtagCGGGGTTGACACCTGGGACGGGGTTGTTCACCTCGGAGGACCAAGATCGACCGGAAGAGGAGTTGACAATGTCTGAGAAGAGCTTGAGGTCGCATCCAAGCTTCTCAGCAAGATGGAAAGCCTCAGCAGTGGCAACGTTAGTCACAGCCAACAGGTAGTTGTTGGCAAGCTTGGCAGCCAGACCCTGGCCCTGGGTGCCGCAGTTGACGATTCGGCCACCCAtgagcttgagcagctcctccacctgcttgtacacctgctgcttgtccttgttgcACCCGACCATGAAGGTGAGGGTGCCCTTCTCGGCTCCCACGACACCTCCGGAGACGGGGGCGTCCACAAAGGCAGCAGAGGCGTCCTTGTCGGTCACAAGCTTACCGCACTCAATTGACGTCTGAGTGTCAATGGTGGAGCAGTCGACAAAGATCTTGGAGGTCTTGTCTCCGAGGTTGTTGACCAGGTCGGTGTAGACTCCTCGGACATGGACGGGCTCAGGGAGCATTGTGAAGATGACATCGGACTTGCTGGCCACGTCCACGGCAGAGCccagcacctccagctGGGCGCCCTTGGgatccttgtccttggcaaTCTGTTCTAGAGCAGCCTTGTTCATGTCGAACACGTTGACCTTGGAGTCAGCGTCG from Yarrowia lipolytica chromosome 1F, complete sequence carries:
- a CDS encoding uncharacterized protein (Compare to YALI0F02563g, similar to uniprot|P21734 Saccharomyces cerevisiae YDR177w UBC1 E2 ubiquitin-conjugating enzyme); this translates as MSRARRVAREMEDVRSDSEAGITIQAINDADISHLKGTFHGPPGTPYQGGTFVVDIQIPNDYPFKPPRMKFDTRIYHPNISSQTGAICLDILKDAWSPVFTLKSSLISLQSLLQSAEPNDPQDAEVAKIYLTDKAAFERTAAEWTAQYAGGNAGGDQDEIARLGLDRDAVEGFASMGFGKDKIIAVFKKLQIKKPQSQEDEQRVVEELLN
- a CDS encoding uncharacterized protein (Converted to coding from non-coding YALI0F02519g, weakly similar to uniprot|Q12068 Saccharomyces cerevisiae YOL151w GRE2); translation: MLNKNEANDYSSLVTEESWIPVAWGEASHKDNAFVSYMGSKKYAGKVAWGFIKSEKPSFGLTTVNPGYVFGSGIALDAKSPNSTTNGTIIQGHLSTTPGQDTSEGQSSCVCHPQNLDNQRLMPCVSKLCNQDLRDTVNKEVPDLKGKTMSKPERC
- a CDS encoding uncharacterized protein (Compare to YALI0F02607g, similar to uniprot|Q9C1L3 Neurospora crassa Putative 3- hydroxyisobutyrate dehydrogenase G6G8.5.); protein product: MLSSTLRSSVKALRPLRASRDLSYGFIGLGRMGLPMALNLQKKLPGVDADSKVNVFDMNKAALEQIAKDKDPKGAQLEVLGSAVDVASKSDVIFTMLPEPVHVRGVYTDLVNNLGDKTSKIFVDCSTIDTQTSIECGKLVTDKDASAAFVDAPVSGGVVGAEKGTLTFMVGCNKDKQQVYKQVEELLKLMGGRIVNCGTQGQGLAAKLANNYLLAVTNVATAEAFHLAEKLGCDLKLFSDIVNSSSGRSWSSEVNNPVPGVNPATPSSRDYVGGFGINLMRKDLGLAIDVAKQSGSSMLVADKTYEVYQNIEKGDNYQGKDMSVIYKFLQDQDQ
- a CDS encoding uncharacterized protein (Compare to YALI0F02585g, similar to uniprot|P40327 Saccharomyces cerevisiae YDL007w YTA5 26S proteasome regulatory subunit): MGNRPSLPGDKKKDDKKNEKPKYEPPVNTRSHRKKKKGPENANKLPGVYPTTRCKLKLLKMERIKDHLLLEEEFVQNQERLNPLDDKVAEERSKVDTLRGSPMGVGTLEEIIDDDHAIVSSTSGPEYYVSIMSFVDKDLLEPGCSVLLHHKTVSVVGVLQDDADPMVSVMKLDKAPTESYADIGGLESQIQEIKESVELPLTHPELYEEMGIKPPKGVILYGAPGTGKTLLAKAVANQTSATFLRIVGSELIQKYLGDGPRLCRQIFQIAAEHAPSIVFIDEIDAIGTKRYESTSGGEREVQRTMLELLNQLDGFDDRGDVKVIMATNKIESLDPALIRPGRIDRKILFENPDSTTKRKIMGIHTSKMNLNDDVDLEEFVSSKDELSGADIKAMCTEAGLLALRERRMRVTAEDFRTAKERVMKNKVEENLEGLYL